Proteins encoded in a region of the Candidatus Methanoperedens sp. genome:
- a CDS encoding helix-turn-helix domain-containing protein, with product MAFIEIKTIKGKQYKYLRRSVRKGDKVVHVNVEYLGPVEPVYKTGKSEKSRKSNASIFVRELTQEEHEILKKLTKSGDSFKRDRAKILLFSSEKKSSKQISEKTNCDVRKVRNAIISFNKKSLAALERGKAKGASIKFTDEQKAKMLKAASTEPNKLGLHFTTWSLSKLCDYYLNESIVKSISIESVRRLMKSEGMRIKKSKRFQYSNDKEFDKKNSL from the coding sequence ATGGCTTTCATAGAAATAAAAACAATCAAAGGCAAACAGTATAAATATCTAAGAAGAAGTGTGAGGAAAGGAGACAAAGTAGTTCATGTCAATGTTGAGTATTTGGGTCCCGTCGAACCAGTTTATAAGACCGGAAAGTCTGAAAAGTCAAGAAAATCAAATGCTTCCATTTTTGTCAGAGAACTTACGCAAGAAGAACATGAAATCCTCAAAAAATTAACGAAATCTGGCGACTCTTTCAAACGTGATAGGGCAAAAATTTTACTTTTTTCATCAGAAAAAAAATCTTCAAAACAAATTTCAGAAAAAACGAATTGCGATGTAAGGAAAGTAAGAAATGCAATCATCAGCTTTAACAAAAAAAGCTTGGCTGCACTTGAAAGGGGAAAAGCAAAAGGTGCCTCAATAAAATTCACAGATGAACAGAAAGCAAAGATGCTGAAAGCAGCCTCTACAGAGCCTAATAAGCTTGGTTTGCATTTCACGACATGGAGCCTCTCAAAATTATGTGATTATTATCTCAACGAATCGATTGTAAAATCAATATCTATTGAAAGTGTACGACGTTTGATGAAATCCGAAGGAATGAGAATCAAGAAGAGTAAACGCTTTCAGTATAGCAATGATAAAGAATTCGATAAAAAAAACTCGTTATAG
- a CDS encoding cytochrome P460 family protein, with the protein MADGYLKEEMNNMLKKSNRVKGIISSIAIVLFIIISGCVSTHPQVMPATSTATPAQGPAPKIDRVGFPEDYQTNFKLFYVFDIKEHKRVLVVYANDNASSIKLGQPFPYGSILAMETYSARQDAQGNVLTDANGHYLRDQLQGIIVMRKEIGFGVDYQNLRNDEWEYVAYRPNKTYLVPPQNTSACAGCHLAAIYKDFVFRGNLYFVPGKYGASPIAGPNEVFISSMGFSPATLQVKTGTTIRWTNYDVIAHSVVANDQSFVSAVLNPGDSFNLTFSKAGTFEYVCGVHPQLMKAQIEVKE; encoded by the coding sequence ATGGCTGATGGTTATCTGAAGGAGGAAATGAACAATATGCTTAAAAAATCGAATCGTGTTAAAGGTATTATAAGTTCCATTGCTATTGTTCTATTCATAATAATATCTGGCTGCGTAAGTACGCACCCACAGGTTATGCCGGCCACATCAACGGCAACACCGGCGCAAGGCCCTGCACCAAAGATCGATCGCGTGGGCTTCCCTGAAGATTATCAGACAAACTTCAAGCTATTTTATGTGTTCGACATAAAAGAGCATAAACGGGTGCTTGTGGTTTACGCCAATGATAATGCTTCCTCGATCAAACTTGGTCAGCCATTTCCTTACGGCAGCATCCTGGCAATGGAGACTTATAGCGCCAGGCAGGATGCGCAGGGCAACGTGCTGACAGATGCTAATGGGCACTATTTACGCGACCAGCTTCAAGGAATTATCGTGATGCGTAAGGAAATAGGGTTTGGCGTGGACTATCAAAACCTGCGTAATGACGAGTGGGAATATGTAGCATATCGCCCGAATAAGACCTACCTCGTCCCGCCGCAGAACACTTCTGCATGTGCAGGGTGCCACCTGGCTGCCATATATAAGGACTTTGTTTTCCGGGGCAACCTGTACTTCGTTCCAGGTAAGTACGGCGCCTCGCCCATTGCAGGCCCGAACGAAGTTTTCATTTCTTCAATGGGGTTCAGCCCGGCTACGCTGCAGGTTAAAACCGGAACTACAATCAGGTGGACGAATTATGATGTGATAGCACACTCTGTAGTCGCGAACGACCAGTCATTCGTTTCTGCTGTACTTAATCCTGGAGACTCTTTCAATCTGACATTTAGCAAGGCCGGGACATTCGAGTACGTTTGCGGGGTTCATCCCCAGCTGATGAAAGCCCAAATTGAGGTTAAGGAGTAA
- a CDS encoding RimK/LysX family protein gives MDIEHLKKAIDFTNAEKKLILGFDITADAFIPLLLSLRDGGDWSYSAENIRTIAVLDKTTIYDDIKKSGYSLEEIYLFINPVLKEEEGTVHRLEKCGDEDVRMLVVRPYKVKVGCERIIKATVHPLKKEIKVEDLVQKELVFDGSTAYDIAHEMEHLKQKEIKGVSLWEFKFSSNNGGKKN, from the coding sequence ATGGACATAGAACATCTCAAGAAGGCAATAGACTTCACAAACGCGGAGAAAAAGCTGATCTTGGGTTTTGACATAACTGCTGATGCATTTATCCCGCTTTTGCTCTCGTTAAGAGATGGCGGGGACTGGAGTTATTCGGCAGAAAACATCAGGACGATAGCGGTATTGGACAAAACCACTATTTATGATGATATAAAGAAATCGGGGTATTCCCTTGAGGAGATATACCTTTTCATAAATCCAGTTCTTAAAGAGGAAGAGGGGACTGTACACAGGCTTGAAAAATGCGGGGATGAGGATGTAAGAATGCTTGTTGTGCGCCCTTATAAGGTGAAGGTTGGATGCGAGCGCATCATAAAGGCGACTGTTCATCCTCTTAAAAAAGAGATAAAAGTGGAAGACCTCGTACAAAAAGAACTTGTATTTGACGGTTCTACGGCGTATGATATAGCCCATGAGATGGAACACCTGAAGCAAAAAGAAATCAAAGGCGTGAGTTTATGGGAATTTAAATTTTCATCTAACAATGGAGGTAAAAAAAATTGA
- a CDS encoding ABC transporter ATP-binding protein — MKDSGDKAQESIELSMIEIKNLTVSVEDKRVLNDVNLHIAQGETIVLLGPNGSGKTSLLKTIIGIPEYRIESGRILFSGKDITELAIDERAKLGIGIAFQRPPAVRGVKLREMLRICMEKRGEFKEEKINEFSRKLNFLNCLDRDINLGFSGGEIKRSELLQLLAQNPDFIMLDEPDSGVDLVNINLVGKVINELLEKEKIASKRTKAGLIITHAGYILDYVNADRGCIMLNGTVICSGNPRDLLEDIRTKGYEGCVRCLR; from the coding sequence ATGAAAGATTCAGGGGATAAAGCTCAGGAATCCATAGAGTTAAGCATGATAGAGATAAAGAATTTAACGGTCAGTGTTGAAGACAAAAGAGTACTAAATGATGTGAATCTGCATATCGCGCAGGGGGAGACCATTGTCCTGTTAGGCCCGAACGGTTCCGGAAAGACCTCGCTTTTGAAAACCATAATAGGGATTCCAGAGTACAGAATAGAGTCCGGCAGGATTCTTTTCAGCGGTAAGGACATCACCGAACTCGCCATAGATGAGCGTGCAAAGCTTGGAATCGGCATAGCCTTCCAGCGACCCCCGGCGGTCAGAGGTGTGAAGCTGAGGGAAATGCTCCGCATCTGTATGGAGAAAAGAGGAGAATTCAAGGAAGAAAAAATCAATGAGTTTTCCCGAAAACTAAACTTCCTCAATTGTCTGGACAGGGATATCAATCTGGGCTTTTCAGGCGGGGAGATCAAGCGCTCTGAACTCCTCCAGTTGTTGGCTCAGAATCCTGATTTTATAATGCTTGATGAACCAGATTCTGGTGTGGATCTGGTGAATATTAATTTAGTGGGCAAGGTAATAAATGAGCTGCTTGAAAAGGAGAAAATAGCAAGCAAGAGAACCAAAGCAGGACTGATTATAACCCATGCCGGATATATCCTTGATTATGTGAATGCTGACAGAGGTTGTATCATGCTGAACGGTACTGTGATCTGCTCCGGGAATCCCAGGGACCTTTTAGAGGATATAAGAACTAAAGGTTATGAGGGGTGTGTAAGATGTCTGCGGTAG
- a CDS encoding SufD family Fe-S cluster assembly protein: protein MSAVDVRERAKKAEKKPSAVGPDIDLNAFFAEAKEHGKVQGLKELSGEVKEKAISVGIDSEEACRSGSFFQMDHSVLLSSAFQSGIEVMSSTDALKKYDWLSDYWWKAVNVDADKYTAQAELKQNHGYFLRALPGTKVEFPLQACLYMTQEGLAQNVHNIIIAEEGSELHIITGCTTAPRVRKGLHIGVSEFYVKKNALVTFTMIHNWAQDVEVRPRTGTIVEENGVFLSNYVCMKPVKTLQMYPTAYCVGENATVRYNTILFAREGSNMDVGGRVFLRAKGSRAELVARAITKGGDIVTRGHLIGEVPGIKAHLECRGLILSEKGRIHAIPELEGKVSGVDMSHEAAVGKIAEEEIQYLMARGLNSDEATSAIVRGFLDVEIKGIPEHLKREIRKAVSMGEKEERLL, encoded by the coding sequence ATGTCTGCGGTAGATGTTAGAGAGAGGGCAAAAAAAGCAGAGAAGAAACCCTCTGCTGTTGGTCCGGATATTGATCTCAATGCTTTTTTTGCAGAAGCAAAAGAGCATGGTAAGGTTCAAGGATTAAAGGAACTATCTGGTGAGGTTAAAGAAAAAGCCATAAGTGTAGGTATTGATTCAGAAGAGGCTTGCAGGTCGGGATCATTTTTTCAGATGGATCACTCGGTTCTATTATCCTCTGCCTTTCAAAGTGGCATTGAGGTGATGAGCAGCACTGACGCGCTTAAAAAATATGACTGGCTCTCGGACTACTGGTGGAAGGCTGTAAACGTGGATGCAGACAAATATACAGCACAGGCTGAGCTAAAACAAAACCATGGATATTTTTTGAGAGCGCTGCCCGGGACAAAGGTAGAATTTCCTCTACAGGCATGTCTCTACATGACCCAGGAAGGCTTGGCACAGAACGTACATAATATAATAATTGCCGAGGAAGGCTCCGAGCTTCACATCATAACCGGCTGCACAACAGCCCCACGCGTGAGAAAAGGTCTGCATATCGGTGTTTCAGAGTTTTATGTGAAGAAGAACGCATTGGTCACTTTTACAATGATCCATAACTGGGCGCAGGACGTGGAGGTAAGACCGAGGACAGGTACAATCGTTGAAGAAAATGGTGTATTTCTGAGCAACTATGTTTGCATGAAGCCTGTAAAAACCCTGCAGATGTATCCAACAGCCTACTGTGTGGGTGAGAATGCGACGGTGAGATACAATACTATTTTATTCGCAAGAGAAGGCTCGAATATGGATGTAGGCGGAAGGGTTTTCTTGAGAGCAAAGGGTAGCAGGGCTGAGCTTGTTGCAAGGGCTATAACCAAAGGAGGGGATATAGTTACAAGAGGTCATTTGATAGGCGAGGTTCCGGGAATTAAGGCGCATCTTGAGTGTCGAGGGCTTATACTCTCAGAAAAGGGAAGGATTCATGCAATTCCTGAACTTGAAGGCAAGGTAAGTGGTGTTGATATGTCCCACGAGGCGGCGGTCGGCAAGATTGCAGAGGAGGAGATTCAGTATCTGATGGCAAGGGGTCTGAACAGCGATGAGGCAACATCCGCTATAGTAAGGGGGTTTCTGGACGTCGAAATAAAGGGCATCCCGGAGCACCTGAAGAGGGAAATAAGAAAGGCGGTCAGTATGGGAGAAAAGGAAGAGCGCCTCCTGTGA
- the ade gene encoding adenine deaminase: MFLREKIFAGEGKIKSDTVLKNCRIVNVSTKEITKGDIAINSGFIAGIGDVVELMGGRTEVLDIKNAYVCPGLLDGHVHFESSMVTLTQFAKQSLLHGTTGIVIDPHEIANILGARGIRLIMREAKRLPIDVFVAISSCVPSSPLETSGARLDLYETKKFLDEKYVVGLGEVMDYPEVLRGSPEKLGKIAAALERKLEVDGHCPGMRGRDLFGYMCAGISSDHESVTYDEALEKARLGMKIMLREGSAAKSLDDFIPELLSNRISLENFFFVSDDKHPGDLIEGYMDAVVRKAIQIGIEPIAAISMATLNTARHYRIDQLVGSVSIGRRANLIILDDLQAFRIKDVITCGKINPKIEVTKYPGYAFRTVKYKKIEPNDLTIKSKKRTISARVIEIVPGQLITKKGIEILKTKEQALLPDINRDILAIAVIERHGKSGNIGRGFVRGFGMEEGAIGQSIAHDSHNVILVGTNFEDMALCANKIRELQGGIVIAKDRVINFLHLPFAGILSTESASEVDEKLKELHSMLKKMGCKLDAPFIQMSFLSLPVIPSLKITDKGLVDVEAFKIIPVLTGNPRHLNSTDFQDQ, from the coding sequence ATGTTTTTAAGAGAGAAGATATTCGCAGGGGAGGGCAAGATTAAGTCTGATACTGTACTTAAGAATTGCAGGATTGTGAACGTTAGTACAAAAGAAATCACAAAAGGTGACATAGCAATAAATTCAGGGTTCATCGCAGGTATTGGCGACGTAGTTGAACTGATGGGCGGAAGAACAGAGGTTCTCGATATAAAAAACGCTTATGTATGTCCAGGATTGTTGGACGGGCATGTGCATTTTGAGTCGAGCATGGTAACGCTTACGCAATTTGCGAAGCAATCGCTCCTCCACGGGACAACTGGTATCGTGATCGATCCGCACGAGATTGCCAATATCCTGGGGGCGAGAGGAATCAGGTTGATTATGCGTGAAGCAAAAAGGCTGCCAATCGATGTTTTTGTGGCGATCTCATCGTGTGTACCTTCTAGTCCTCTCGAAACATCGGGTGCGAGGCTGGATCTTTACGAGACAAAAAAGTTTCTGGATGAAAAATATGTGGTAGGCCTTGGTGAGGTTATGGATTACCCTGAGGTGTTGCGTGGTAGTCCTGAGAAACTTGGCAAGATTGCAGCAGCTCTTGAAAGAAAACTTGAGGTGGACGGTCACTGTCCGGGTATGCGGGGCAGGGATTTGTTCGGATACATGTGTGCAGGCATCTCAAGCGATCACGAGTCTGTAACATACGATGAAGCACTTGAAAAGGCGCGCCTGGGTATGAAGATCATGCTTCGTGAAGGCTCGGCTGCAAAGAGCCTTGATGACTTCATCCCTGAACTGCTCAGCAATAGAATATCCCTCGAAAATTTTTTCTTCGTCAGTGATGACAAACATCCGGGCGACCTTATAGAAGGGTATATGGACGCAGTGGTAAGAAAAGCAATCCAAATAGGAATAGAGCCCATTGCGGCGATTTCCATGGCGACACTCAACACTGCACGCCATTACAGAATAGACCAGCTCGTGGGCTCTGTGAGCATAGGCAGAAGAGCAAATCTGATAATACTTGATGATTTACAGGCTTTCAGGATTAAGGACGTGATAACATGCGGCAAAATAAACCCGAAAATAGAAGTGACCAAATATCCTGGCTATGCTTTCAGGACTGTTAAATATAAAAAGATAGAACCAAATGACCTGACAATCAAATCCAAGAAAAGAACCATATCGGCTCGCGTAATAGAAATAGTGCCTGGTCAGCTTATCACAAAAAAGGGTATTGAGATATTAAAAACAAAGGAACAGGCTCTCCTGCCTGATATAAACCGCGATATCCTCGCCATAGCTGTGATTGAACGTCACGGAAAATCGGGAAATATAGGCCGTGGTTTTGTCCGCGGCTTCGGCATGGAAGAAGGCGCAATCGGGCAGAGTATTGCTCATGACTCGCACAACGTCATTCTTGTAGGCACGAATTTCGAGGATATGGCGCTTTGTGCGAATAAAATTAGAGAATTGCAGGGAGGAATAGTGATAGCAAAAGATAGGGTGATAAATTTCCTTCATCTTCCTTTTGCGGGTATTCTCAGCACCGAAAGTGCATCAGAAGTCGATGAAAAACTAAAAGAACTGCACAGCATGCTCAAAAAGATGGGATGCAAACTTGACGCACCTTTCATCCAGATGTCATTCCTTTCCTTGCCTGTTATTCCATCCCTCAAGATAACAGACAAAGGGTTGGTTGATGTGGAGGCTTTTAAAATAATTCCAGTCCTTACAGGTAACCCGAGGCACTTAAATTCGACTGATTTTCAAGACCAGTGA
- a CDS encoding GYD domain-containing protein: protein MARYIIISNLTDEGARTLKKNPGRVKEVNAELKDMGVNVLDQYAVLGNFDFLTIVEADDEAVVSKAIVEILSRGSIKTATYKALPIDEFIESLR from the coding sequence ATGGCCAGATATATAATAATCTCAAACCTGACAGATGAAGGTGCCAGGACTCTCAAGAAGAACCCTGGAAGAGTGAAAGAAGTTAATGCCGAGCTCAAAGACATGGGTGTAAATGTGCTGGATCAGTACGCCGTCTTAGGAAATTTTGACTTTTTGACCATCGTAGAAGCGGATGATGAAGCCGTGGTAAGCAAGGCAATTGTTGAAATTTTATCCCGCGGTAGCATCAAAACAGCGACATACAAAGCGTTACCCATCGACGAGTTCATCGAATCACTTAGATGA
- a CDS encoding radical SAM protein codes for MFNPLDLAELTRDIVCKNNQGKYYRFRASRFFGGIATADSVGCCLRCLFCWSWNVVTRPQECGNYYSPEEVARKLIAIAKRKKLRQLRISGNEPTICREHLIRVLESIPKDYLFILETNGILIGNDITYAEELSRFSNLYVRVSLKGTCGEEFSRLTGAIPEGFQLQLKALEHLIKCKIIVHPACMISFSPPENIAALRKRLKAINPAFENFEVEELILYPSVEEKLNKLKADYITWHRPESIPAEQI; via the coding sequence ATGTTCAATCCTCTTGATCTGGCAGAACTCACCAGAGATATCGTATGCAAGAACAACCAGGGAAAATACTACCGCTTCAGAGCTTCGAGATTCTTCGGTGGGATAGCAACTGCGGACAGTGTAGGTTGCTGCCTGAGATGCCTCTTCTGCTGGTCATGGAATGTGGTTACAAGGCCGCAGGAATGCGGAAACTACTACTCTCCTGAAGAGGTTGCACGAAAACTTATTGCCATCGCAAAACGCAAAAAATTGCGCCAGTTAAGGATAAGCGGAAATGAACCAACTATATGCAGAGAACACCTTATCAGAGTCCTCGAATCAATCCCGAAAGACTATCTATTTATCCTTGAGACAAATGGAATACTCATAGGCAACGATATTACTTACGCAGAGGAACTATCAAGGTTTTCCAATCTTTATGTACGGGTGAGCCTCAAGGGTACATGCGGGGAAGAGTTCTCAAGATTGACAGGTGCGATACCTGAAGGGTTTCAGTTGCAGCTTAAGGCTCTCGAACATCTTATCAAATGCAAGATAATTGTCCATCCCGCGTGCATGATAAGCTTCAGCCCACCTGAAAATATTGCGGCATTGAGAAAGAGATTAAAGGCAATAAACCCCGCATTTGAGAATTTCGAGGTGGAAGAACTCATTCTTTACCCTTCTGTTGAAGAAAAACTGAATAAACTGAAGGCGGATTATATAACATGGCATAGGCCTGAGAGCATACCCGCTGAGCAGATATGA
- a CDS encoding alpha/beta fold hydrolase, whose product MLDWGYPTMKQRKISFSDYVDYLDRAVDFICQERGVKRISVLGYCTGGIISLMYASLHPEKMEKLILLATPVDFSNWYDPRILWGKVFDVRSTVSLFGNVPGELILLFGRNLFMYYFPFFSMSAEFNKEFLTYESWRDALRINRWFIDTPMIPGSTYIQFIEDCYQRNLLINNKMRIDSQIVDLRKIHCPLLNILAKYDHIVPLAAGKALKDVYPEKSYEEIVFPSSHIGLSVSREAHLNLWPKVCEWVARTE is encoded by the coding sequence ATGTTAGATTGGGGCTATCCCACAATGAAACAAAGAAAAATCTCTTTCTCAGATTATGTAGATTATCTGGACAGGGCTGTGGATTTTATATGTCAAGAGAGAGGGGTTAAACGAATTTCAGTTTTGGGATACTGCACCGGAGGCATAATTTCGCTCATGTACGCCTCTTTACATCCGGAGAAGATGGAAAAGCTTATCCTACTGGCAACTCCGGTGGATTTTTCCAATTGGTATGATCCAAGGATACTGTGGGGAAAGGTGTTTGACGTTCGCAGCACGGTGTCCCTCTTCGGCAACGTGCCCGGTGAGTTAATTCTTCTTTTTGGCCGCAACCTGTTCATGTACTATTTTCCATTTTTCTCGATGAGCGCGGAGTTCAATAAAGAGTTTTTAACTTATGAGTCGTGGCGGGATGCTTTAAGAATAAATAGATGGTTCATTGATACGCCGATGATACCAGGCTCTACCTATATTCAATTCATTGAGGATTGCTACCAGCGAAATTTGCTCATCAATAATAAGATGAGGATCGATTCCCAAATCGTCGACCTGAGAAAAATTCACTGCCCTCTGCTTAACATACTGGCTAAGTATGATCATATTGTTCCTTTAGCAGCAGGTAAAGCGCTGAAAGATGTTTATCCAGAGAAAAGTTATGAAGAGATCGTCTTCCCTTCATCTCACATTGGCCTCTCGGTGAGCAGGGAGGCACATCTGAACCTGTGGCCGAAAGTTTGCGAATGGGTAGCGCGGACCGAGTGA
- a CDS encoding CBS domain-containing protein yields MKKKVKLLKDVMTKRVVTIPSTLSIKEISKIMAREEVSGVAVVGPERGAMGIVSECDVLRHFGKRNWELLTAEEIMTPYVETIRPETTLEQAADVMQKKHIHRLLVMGRDLSEPQMPVGIISASDIVKEIGRDSF; encoded by the coding sequence TTGAAAAAGAAAGTCAAGTTACTCAAGGATGTGATGACGAAGAGGGTGGTAACCATCCCATCGACGCTCTCAATCAAAGAGATTTCTAAGATTATGGCAAGGGAAGAGGTATCCGGAGTTGCTGTAGTAGGTCCGGAGAGAGGAGCAATGGGAATAGTCTCCGAATGCGATGTGCTGCGCCACTTTGGTAAACGGAACTGGGAGCTTCTTACAGCCGAGGAGATAATGACCCCGTATGTGGAAACTATCCGACCGGAGACGACTCTTGAGCAGGCCGCAGATGTAATGCAGAAGAAACACATACACAGGTTACTGGTGATGGGCAGGGATTTAAGCGAACCCCAGATGCCTGTTGGCATAATCAGCGCCAGCGATATAGTTAAGGAGATTGGGAGGGACAGTTTTTAG
- a CDS encoding Hsp20/alpha crystallin family protein, giving the protein MSDMFDEFRRFQETMNRMFEEQWGVPAPGRLLLPPGERAIEKYERPFANIRKPFVDMVETDKEIIATAEMPGLEKEDIKINLTEDKLEISAETRHEEEKREKGYVYKERRSGSYYRAISLPSPVDSDNSKASYNNGVLEIKMPKTEIKKKTPVMVE; this is encoded by the coding sequence ATGTCAGACATGTTTGACGAATTTAGAAGATTTCAAGAGACTATGAACAGAATGTTTGAAGAACAATGGGGCGTACCAGCACCAGGCAGGCTGTTGCTACCACCAGGCGAAAGAGCTATTGAAAAATATGAAAGACCTTTTGCCAACATCAGGAAACCATTTGTCGATATGGTTGAGACAGATAAAGAAATTATAGCTACGGCAGAAATGCCTGGTCTGGAGAAAGAAGATATCAAAATCAATCTCACTGAAGATAAGCTTGAGATCTCAGCTGAGACGAGACATGAAGAAGAAAAACGAGAGAAAGGTTATGTATATAAAGAGAGAAGAAGTGGAAGCTATTATCGTGCGATATCTCTACCATCTCCAGTAGATTCTGACAATTCCAAGGCTTCATATAATAATGGAGTTCTTGAGATAAAGATGCCAAAAACAGAAATTAAGAAAAAGACACCAGTAATGGTTGAGTGA
- a CDS encoding RtcB family protein, translating into MEIRKISDYIWEIPTTEKEGMLVPARIYATEKLLGEMDKGVFEQVTNVACLPGIIKYSYCMPDGHWGYGFPIGGVAAFSKENGVISPGGIGFDINCGMRLIRTDLTVSEVKPRIRELVDILFKTVPAGVGSKGLVKLSVEEFKRVMIHGIDWCIEKGYGWEHDKERIEEYGCMPGADPSKVSEKAISRGISQLGTLGSGNHYLEIQVATPEKIFDKNVAKAFGIFENQILVMIHCGSRGFGHQVATDYLKVFDTAMRKYGIVVRDRELACAPFNSPEGQDYYKAMTCAANVAFANRQVIVHRVREGFSQVFGKEPEELGMDIIYDVAHNVAKIETHEVDGEEKELLVHRKGSTRCFGPGRKEIPQIYRKIGQPVIVGGSMETGSYLLVGTEKAMKETFGSTMHGSGRTMSRTAAKKKVIGAELKKEMERAGIIVRAVSMAGLAEEAGFAYKDISEVVDTMEMAGISRKVVGLRPIGNIKG; encoded by the coding sequence ATGGAAATAAGAAAGATATCTGATTACATCTGGGAAATCCCGACCACAGAAAAGGAGGGCATGCTTGTACCTGCCAGAATATACGCCACTGAGAAGCTTCTTGGCGAGATGGATAAAGGGGTATTCGAGCAGGTTACAAATGTGGCATGTCTTCCAGGGATAATAAAATACTCATACTGTATGCCTGACGGTCACTGGGGATACGGCTTCCCAATAGGCGGGGTGGCTGCCTTCTCCAAAGAGAATGGAGTCATATCTCCCGGCGGGATAGGTTTTGATATCAACTGCGGGATGAGGCTTATCCGAACAGACTTGACTGTCAGTGAGGTCAAGCCCAGGATAAGGGAACTGGTAGATATTCTATTCAAAACCGTGCCTGCCGGGGTGGGAAGCAAGGGATTGGTGAAGCTGTCGGTAGAAGAATTCAAGAGGGTGATGATTCACGGAATAGACTGGTGCATCGAGAAAGGCTACGGATGGGAACATGACAAGGAAAGGATAGAAGAATACGGCTGCATGCCAGGCGCTGACCCTTCCAAGGTGAGCGAGAAAGCCATAAGCCGGGGGATATCCCAGCTTGGCACCCTTGGCTCAGGGAACCACTATCTTGAGATACAGGTTGCTACGCCTGAGAAAATATTTGATAAAAATGTGGCTAAAGCATTCGGAATCTTCGAGAACCAGATCCTCGTGATGATTCATTGCGGCTCCCGGGGCTTCGGGCACCAGGTCGCAACAGACTACCTGAAGGTCTTTGATACTGCTATGAGGAAATACGGGATCGTGGTCAGGGACAGGGAGCTTGCCTGCGCCCCATTTAATTCTCCTGAGGGGCAGGACTACTACAAGGCTATGACCTGCGCCGCGAATGTAGCCTTTGCAAACCGACAGGTGATAGTCCACAGGGTCAGGGAGGGCTTCAGCCAGGTTTTTGGTAAAGAGCCAGAAGAATTGGGAATGGATATAATATACGATGTTGCCCACAATGTTGCGAAGATCGAAACCCACGAAGTTGATGGGGAAGAGAAAGAACTCCTTGTCCATAGAAAAGGTTCAACACGATGCTTCGGACCCGGGAGGAAAGAGATACCGCAAATTTACAGGAAAATAGGCCAGCCAGTAATTGTTGGCGGTTCGATGGAGACAGGTTCGTATCTTCTCGTTGGTACCGAGAAGGCTATGAAGGAAACCTTTGGCTCCACAATGCACGGCTCAGGTCGAACCATGTCAAGGACTGCGGCAAAGAAGAAGGTTATTGGAGCTGAGCTTAAAAAGGAGATGGAGAGGGCGGGGATTATAGTAAGGGCAGTCTCCATGGCAGGACTAGCCGAGGAAGCCGGATTTGCCTACAAGGACATTTCAGAGGTTGTCGATACAATGGAGATGGCAGGAATCTCAAGGAAAGTTGTGGGTCTAAGACCTATTGGAAATATAAAAGGCTAA
- a CDS encoding archease: MPYRFLEDIATGDAAFEAEGRTLEELFVEAAIATFEIMVDTKGVEPRITREFELKNEAVDGLLFDWLSELVYLKDAEAVLFCKFDVKIQKNDAYELKARVSGENINQQKHSLRSDVKAVTFHMFEVKKTEENWTARVILDI; this comes from the coding sequence ATGCCTTATAGATTTCTTGAGGATATTGCAACCGGCGATGCAGCCTTCGAAGCCGAGGGTAGAACCTTAGAAGAACTTTTTGTAGAGGCAGCGATTGCTACCTTTGAGATAATGGTTGACACGAAGGGGGTGGAGCCGCGGATAACCAGGGAATTTGAGCTGAAAAACGAGGCTGTCGACGGTCTTCTCTTTGACTGGCTCTCAGAGCTGGTCTACCTGAAGGATGCTGAGGCAGTTCTCTTTTGCAAATTTGATGTAAAAATTCAAAAAAATGATGCTTATGAGCTAAAGGCAAGGGTCTCAGGCGAGAATATCAACCAACAAAAACACAGCCTCAGGTCAGATGTGAAGGCTGTTACCTTTCATATGTTCGAAGTTAAAAAAACAGAGGAAAACTGGACTGCCAGGGTTATCCTGGATATATAG